In the Bacillus sp. FJAT-42376 genome, TGTCGGCCAAAATAAGTATGCCTTCTGGAGTGAGCGGGCAGCGGCACGGATCTATAAACACGGCCAATATTTTTATCAGTTTGAAGGGATCAGGAAATACAAAGAAAAATTCGCCAGCCGCTGGGAACCTAAATATCTCGCTTTCAGCGGCAGATCCACCCTTCCTGTTACGATGCTCCAGCTATCGAGACTCATCCAGACTAAAAAACAATAGTTAGAGAGACTAGTAACGATTAGTCTCTTTTTTTTTTCACAATTCCGGATGATATAAAAAAAACCGGCCCATTATAGGCCGGCTTCTGCTAGACAATGTCCGCTCCCTGTTTCTGAAAAAAGAGCTGCCGCGGATTTTTTGTCAATAAGTCTTCCAGAGCTTCCTCTGTAAATCCCCGGTCCGAAAGCTTAGGGAGAATGTTCTCAAATAAATGAACCGGATGCCAGTTTCTCATTTGTACGGCAAGCGGGTCAGGCAGTTCCAAAGGTCTTCCGAGCCAGATATTGACGGTATCGTGCGAGAGCATAATCTGATCTCCGAAGCCCTCTTTTAACAGAACACTCAAGGTCTCTATTCGTTCTGTATCAGGCGGCGCTCCTACCATACCCTGAATGCCAAACCGGTCAAAGCCAATAAAGACTCCTTTTTCCAACACTCTCCTGTGATAGGCAGGATCCGTACTGCCGCACATGTGTCCGATGACGATTTTATCTGGAGAGGCACCTTCCGACAGCAGAAGGTCCACCTGCTCTTCTCCCATCGTACCTTCCTGTGTATGGGTAAGAATAACCGCTCCTGTTTCCTTTTGCGCTTTAGCCGCTGCACGGAAAAACATTTCTTCATAAGGTGTAATTTGGTTCTTGCCCGATGCGACTTTAAGGATGCCTGCTTTTATGCCTGTTGCCCCAATGCCTTCTGTTAACTCGGTCATGAACATCTCATAGATTTCTTCCTCCGCGGTTCCCAGCTGCTGTCGGAATTTAAAGTATGGAGTCGCTCCCTCACCTTCGTAATAATAGCCTGTCGCACATACAATCTGCAGTCCCGTACGCTCTGAAACTTCTTTTAAAAATTCAGGATCCCGTCCGCATTCATTCGGAGTGGGATCGACCACCGTTTCCACTCCAAAACTCCGAAGGGAAAGAGCGATGGTTTCGGCTGTTTCAAGAGCCTCCTTCATATTTAAGCTCCCCAGGGTTAAATCGCCGCTATAGCCAGGATAGCCAAATAAAAAGTGCTCGTGCATTAACGTTTTGCCGAGATCATCCGCATGGATGGCACCTGTTACTGTTTCCAATGTCCGATTCATTGCTTTATTCCTCCGCTCAAGCCTTGGCGTTCCTCTTCCTGCAGCTGTCTCCACAAAAGTTTTCCGCTCGCGGTCATTGGCAGAGCATCTCTAAACTCTATGACTCTCGGATATTTATAGTCCGCCATGTGCTGCTTCGCCCATTCCACAATTTCTTCAGCCGTTGTCCCCCGATGATCCTGTGCCAAAACAATGAAGGCTTTTACCGTCTCTCCTCTTCTCTCATCCGGAATGCCGACAACACATGCCTGCTGAACCGCAGGGTGCCTGTAAAGAAAAGATTCTATCTCTGCGGGCCATACTTTAAACCCCGAGGCATTGATCATCCGCTTCACTCGATCGACCATAAAATAGTAGCCTTCTTCGTCCCTCTTGCCGATATCTCCCGTGCGGAAATACTTTTTTCCTGCTATATCAATGAATGCCTGCTCATTCTCTTCCGGCCTGTTGTAGTAGCCGAGAAAGACTTGAGGGCCGTTTACCACAATTTCTCCTTCGCTCCCAACGGGCAATTCTTCCAGCGTGACGGGGTCCACAATCTTTGAATCAACATCAAAAGACGGAATGCCCAGACATTGCATCTTCGGACGGTCAGGCGGATTAAAATGAGTTTGGGCAATTGTTTCCGAAAGGCCATAGCCTTCTACAAATTTCAGGCCCGTCATACTGTATAGCTTCTCGCCGACAGCGGCAGGAAGAGCTGCTCCGCCACCTGCAAGTCCCTGCAGTGATGCCATATCTTCTATTTTCAAGTTCGGATTGGCCAGAAAATCAATGAGCATGGTACTAATGTTCACCCAGTTGCTCACCTTTTTTTCACGGATGATCTTTCGTGCGTATTCCCGGTCCCATCTTGTCATTAAAACCATGGTCGCACCCGACATAACCGGAATGTGCATACTGTGAATCATCCCCGTAACATGGAAAAGGGGGAGAGTCGCCAGACTTACTGCGTCTGACGTCGCATTCAGCCAGTGATAGCCGCCATACGTATTGGCCTGCACCGTTCGGTTTGTATGCATACATCCCTTTGGCA is a window encoding:
- a CDS encoding phosphotriesterase-related protein: MNRTLETVTGAIHADDLGKTLMHEHFLFGYPGYSGDLTLGSLNMKEALETAETIALSLRSFGVETVVDPTPNECGRDPEFLKEVSERTGLQIVCATGYYYEGEGATPYFKFRQQLGTAEEEIYEMFMTELTEGIGATGIKAGILKVASGKNQITPYEEMFFRAAAKAQKETGAVILTHTQEGTMGEEQVDLLLSEGASPDKIVIGHMCGSTDPAYHRRVLEKGVFIGFDRFGIQGMVGAPPDTERIETLSVLLKEGFGDQIMLSHDTVNIWLGRPLELPDPLAVQMRNWHPVHLFENILPKLSDRGFTEEALEDLLTKNPRQLFFQKQGADIV
- a CDS encoding long-chain-fatty-acid--CoA ligase — translated: MNQDHFKYWPVRTSTTLTLPETTLYNNLEVTASRYPGKTAIDYYGNEMSFADLIEEADELAGFLQQKMNVTKGESVLLYMQNSPQFIIGFYAILRADAVVVPINPMNTADELRFYVKDCGIKSALIGQELYERAAPLVKEGLIRQVVLAAYSDYAGELSNSLLPEEVREKRKQVDEEGHYLWREAIGAGYEPLPAVSGPDDLAVMPYTSGTTGMPKGCMHTNRTVQANTYGGYHWLNATSDAVSLATLPLFHVTGMIHSMHIPVMSGATMVLMTRWDREYARKIIREKKVSNWVNISTMLIDFLANPNLKIEDMASLQGLAGGGAALPAAVGEKLYSMTGLKFVEGYGLSETIAQTHFNPPDRPKMQCLGIPSFDVDSKIVDPVTLEELPVGSEGEIVVNGPQVFLGYYNRPEENEQAFIDIAGKKYFRTGDIGKRDEEGYYFMVDRVKRMINASGFKVWPAEIESFLYRHPAVQQACVVGIPDERRGETVKAFIVLAQDHRGTTAEEIVEWAKQHMADYKYPRVIEFRDALPMTASGKLLWRQLQEEERQGLSGGIKQ